The following proteins are co-located in the Methylomonas sp. 11b genome:
- a CDS encoding TetR/AcrR family transcriptional regulator: MVKCGRPCKGDEQQSRDRLLDAALQLFLENGYGNLSMETIARDARVSLRTIYSQFGGKAGLFGALIRRCSDQFIGSLSDDCALEEALTNFARQFLFRITRPDVLRMRAILIGESPRFPDLATQFYEQGPRRTLGLLAQFFMRQQQAGLITEMDPYFLADQFISAVRGERLQRLQLGLEPTPDEAEIERWVRQSVGLFLQGCLVAS, from the coding sequence ATGGTTAAATGTGGACGTCCCTGTAAGGGCGATGAGCAGCAAAGTCGAGATCGATTACTCGATGCGGCGTTGCAACTTTTCCTGGAAAACGGTTACGGCAACCTGAGTATGGAAACCATAGCCCGCGATGCGCGGGTTTCGTTACGTACGATCTACAGCCAATTCGGTGGCAAGGCCGGTTTGTTCGGCGCTTTGATCCGGCGTTGCAGCGATCAATTTATCGGTAGCCTGTCCGACGATTGCGCATTGGAAGAGGCTTTGACGAATTTCGCCCGGCAGTTTTTGTTTCGTATTACCCGTCCGGATGTATTGCGGATGCGGGCGATATTGATCGGCGAATCGCCGCGTTTTCCTGATCTGGCGACACAGTTTTATGAACAAGGACCGCGCCGGACGCTGGGATTGTTAGCGCAGTTTTTTATGCGTCAGCAACAGGCCGGCTTGATCACCGAAATGGACCCCTATTTCCTTGCCGACCAATTCATCAGCGCGGTGCGCGGCGAACGCTTACAGCGCTTACAGTTGGGTTTGGAGCCGACACCCGACGAAGCGGAGATCGAAAGATGGGTGCGTCAGTCTGTTGGTTTGTTTTTACAAGGCTGTCTGGTGGCTAGTTAA
- the moxJ gene encoding methanol oxidation system protein MoxJ: MKETTRIFTALALGLGFVTAHAEQPTLKVCTAENEMPYSNKTGDGFENKLAQYVAEQLGRKLETVTWTDPRYFIRDYVDKGLCDVVMGVDQGDPRLSTTAPYYRSGYVFISRSDDKLDLQNWDSEALRKAKRIAFMPGTPAETMLRAIGRYNDMFNYQQELAGFKSKRNQYVKYENDKLVNEVTTGKAEIAILWGPAAARYVKASATPLTMTVIPDNNKRADGEKVGFHYSTSIGVRKGDTALLAQLNKIIKDQQDEIEELLEADGIPLLDQPDAALSMN, encoded by the coding sequence ATGAAAGAAACGACACGCATTTTTACCGCGTTGGCTTTAGGTTTGGGTTTTGTTACGGCCCACGCCGAGCAGCCTACGCTGAAAGTCTGCACGGCCGAAAACGAAATGCCTTACTCCAATAAAACCGGCGATGGCTTTGAAAACAAGCTGGCGCAGTATGTGGCCGAACAACTGGGTCGCAAACTGGAAACTGTGACCTGGACTGATCCAAGATACTTCATCCGCGATTATGTCGATAAAGGCTTGTGCGATGTGGTGATGGGCGTCGATCAGGGCGATCCACGTTTATCCACCACCGCGCCCTATTATCGCTCCGGCTATGTGTTTATCAGCCGCAGCGACGATAAGCTGGACTTGCAGAACTGGGATAGCGAAGCGCTACGCAAAGCCAAACGTATTGCTTTTATGCCGGGTACGCCCGCCGAAACCATGCTGCGGGCGATTGGGCGCTACAACGATATGTTCAATTATCAGCAAGAGTTGGCTGGCTTTAAATCCAAACGTAACCAGTATGTCAAATACGAGAATGACAAGCTGGTGAACGAGGTGACGACCGGCAAGGCCGAGATAGCCATCTTGTGGGGGCCGGCGGCGGCACGCTATGTCAAAGCGTCCGCTACGCCGTTGACCATGACGGTGATTCCCGACAACAACAAGCGGGCCGATGGCGAAAAGGTTGGCTTCCATTACAGCACATCCATTGGCGTACGTAAGGGCGATACCGCTTTGTTGGCGCAGTTGAACAAAATCATTAAAGACCAACAGGACGAAATCGAAGAACTGCTGGAAGCGGATGGCATTCCGCTTTTGGATCAACCCGATGCCGCTCTGTCCATGAACTAA
- a CDS encoding sigma 54-interacting transcriptional regulator, producing MSGHDFSQISPVFFLQTFILELMHACEQEGGNYCESLIERIAKSAGLYFEQTYRDEYQRQGELGNEEYIDLILALKNHIGGNFSLASVEAGTITVVNSRCPFGDGVTNFPELCRMTSSVFGGIAARNFGYAKVEIRQSIAKQNGGCEVCIHTRRDAAIDKPGLEYRREDQPEEKQEMAALHSRIEERMRSVWWSLPKQHAAKPAPAIIAKSPAMQKVLQQVEVIAPTKATVLINGETGVGKELIARAIHAMSDRGHKPFVAINCGAIPESLIESALFGHEKGAFTGAIEVHQGFFERAEGGTLFLDEVDALSPAAQTRLLRVIQEGEMERVGGKHTLHVDVRIVSASNRSLEEHVEQGSFRQDLFYRLNVVRLWIPPLAQRPEDLPHLVQLMLKRLNEKYTKNVQSVNREVMGQIRAYAWPGNVRELENTLERSVLFCKGNELTRLELDQKPLATTSNDWNVHKQNLLSDAEQAFLTQAMQSHRGDVKQVAAAMGMTSRAVYGKLKKYGLNAGQFR from the coding sequence ATGAGCGGACACGATTTCTCCCAGATTTCACCGGTGTTTTTCCTGCAAACCTTCATTCTGGAGCTGATGCACGCCTGCGAACAGGAGGGCGGCAATTATTGCGAATCGCTGATCGAGCGGATTGCCAAGAGTGCAGGGTTGTATTTCGAGCAAACCTATCGAGATGAATATCAACGCCAAGGCGAGTTGGGCAATGAAGAATATATCGATTTGATTCTGGCCCTAAAGAACCATATCGGCGGTAACTTTTCCTTGGCCTCGGTCGAAGCGGGCACCATCACCGTAGTGAATAGCCGCTGTCCATTCGGTGATGGTGTGACCAATTTTCCGGAGCTGTGCCGCATGACCTCCAGCGTGTTTGGCGGGATTGCCGCGCGTAATTTTGGCTACGCTAAGGTGGAAATTCGCCAGAGTATCGCCAAGCAAAACGGCGGTTGTGAAGTCTGTATTCACACCCGCCGTGATGCGGCTATCGACAAGCCAGGCCTGGAATATCGGCGCGAAGACCAACCAGAAGAAAAACAGGAAATGGCGGCGTTGCATTCGCGCATAGAGGAACGGATGCGCAGCGTCTGGTGGAGTTTGCCAAAACAACATGCCGCCAAACCGGCCCCAGCCATCATCGCTAAGTCGCCGGCGATGCAAAAAGTATTACAGCAGGTGGAAGTGATCGCCCCGACCAAAGCCACGGTGTTGATCAACGGCGAAACCGGCGTGGGTAAGGAATTGATTGCCAGGGCGATACACGCGATGAGCGACCGCGGTCACAAACCGTTCGTGGCGATCAACTGCGGGGCGATTCCGGAAAGCCTGATCGAAAGCGCGCTATTCGGCCACGAAAAAGGCGCATTTACTGGCGCTATCGAAGTGCATCAAGGTTTCTTCGAGCGCGCCGAGGGTGGCACTTTGTTTCTGGACGAAGTGGATGCCTTGTCGCCCGCCGCGCAAACCCGCTTGCTGCGAGTGATTCAGGAAGGCGAGATGGAACGGGTCGGCGGCAAACACACCTTGCATGTCGATGTGCGGATAGTGTCTGCCAGTAATCGCTCCTTGGAGGAGCACGTCGAGCAGGGCTCGTTTCGGCAGGATTTGTTTTATCGTCTGAACGTGGTGCGGCTATGGATACCGCCGTTGGCGCAACGCCCGGAAGACTTGCCACATTTGGTGCAGTTGATGCTGAAGCGGTTGAACGAAAAATACACGAAAAACGTGCAGTCGGTGAACCGCGAGGTGATGGGCCAAATCCGCGCCTATGCCTGGCCCGGAAATGTGCGCGAGCTGGAAAATACCCTGGAGCGTAGCGTATTGTTCTGCAAAGGTAACGAATTGACCCGTCTGGAGTTGGATCAAAAACCGCTTGCCACGACAAGCAACGACTGGAACGTCCACAAGCAAAATCTACTAAGTGATGCCGAACAAGCGTTTCTGACGCAAGCCATGCAAAGCCATCGCGGCGACGTCAAACAAGTTGCCGCCGCCATGGGGATGACTTCGCGTGCTGTATACGGCAAACTGAAAAAGTATGGGCTAAATGCCGGCCAATTTAGATAG
- the moxG gene encoding cytochrome c(L), periplasmic: protein MKFTTVLSGAMLTLTALAIPTAQADITLRHALTGETLDLSFAKKGGNTDKFKQFMQTGKNPYNGDAEAVKKGESLYMTGCSGCHGHEAEGKLGPGLADDYWTYPRNATDVGLFEVLFGGANGMMGPQYVTFSTDDMLHIMAFIRHIYKGDPKKADWLK, encoded by the coding sequence ATGAAATTTACAACAGTTTTGAGCGGAGCAATGCTGACTCTGACAGCGCTGGCAATACCTACCGCCCAAGCGGATATTACCTTGCGTCACGCCTTGACCGGTGAAACGCTGGATCTGAGTTTTGCCAAGAAAGGCGGCAATACAGACAAGTTCAAGCAATTTATGCAAACCGGTAAAAACCCTTACAACGGCGACGCCGAGGCGGTCAAGAAAGGCGAAAGCCTTTACATGACCGGCTGTTCCGGCTGCCACGGTCACGAGGCCGAAGGCAAACTGGGGCCAGGGCTGGCCGACGACTACTGGACTTATCCGCGCAATGCCACCGACGTGGGCTTGTTCGAGGTACTGTTCGGCGGGGCCAACGGTATGATGGGGCCGCAGTACGTCACTTTCAGCACCGACGACATGTTGCACATCATGGCTTTCATTCGCCATATCTATAAAGGCGATCCGAAGAAAGCCGATTGGTTGAAATAA
- a CDS encoding methanol/ethanol family PQQ-dependent dehydrogenase, producing MQISRFAKQVSTTALVTAAALAVSQSAQANKELEQMSKQNTNWVMQTKDYSSTHFSELIDINANNVKNLKVAWSFSTGVLNGHEGGPLVVDGIMYVHTPYPNNVFALDLNNPDKIFWQFKPKQNPAARAVACCDVVNRGLAYAPAGKDYPATIFLNQLDGHIVALNAKTGEVLWKMENSDIAMGSTLTMAPFVVKDKVIVGSAGAELGVRGYATAYNIKDGKQAWRVYATGPDEDLKLARDFNSANPHYGQFGLGQKTWEGDAWKIGGGTNWGWYAYDSDLEMLYYGSGNPAPWNETMRPGDNKWTMTIWGRDVNTGEAKFGYQKTPHDEWDYAGVNYMGLSEQVVNGKKTKLLTHPDRNGLVYTLNRENGDLVNAFKIDDTVNWVKKVDLQTGLPIRDPEYSTHMDHQATGICPSAMGYHNQGIESYDPNKQLFFMGTNHICMDWEPFMLPYRAGQFFVGATLNMYPGPKGTLGQVKAMNSVTGKMEWEVQEKFAVWGGTTATAGDLVFYGTLDGYIKARHSKTGEELWKFKLPSGVIGHPITYKHNNKQYVAIYYGVGGWPGVGLVFDLADPTAGLGAVGAFKELAHYTQMGGGVMVFAL from the coding sequence ATGCAAATTTCACGGTTTGCCAAGCAGGTATCGACCACGGCGTTAGTAACGGCTGCGGCCTTGGCCGTGTCGCAATCGGCGCAAGCGAATAAAGAATTGGAACAAATGTCAAAGCAAAACACCAACTGGGTGATGCAGACCAAAGACTACAGTTCGACACATTTCAGCGAGTTGATCGACATCAATGCCAACAACGTCAAGAACCTGAAAGTGGCATGGTCATTTTCCACGGGCGTACTAAATGGTCATGAAGGCGGTCCATTGGTCGTTGACGGCATTATGTACGTGCACACTCCTTATCCTAACAACGTGTTTGCACTGGATTTGAACAATCCGGACAAGATTTTTTGGCAATTTAAGCCCAAGCAAAATCCCGCCGCACGCGCCGTGGCCTGCTGCGACGTCGTCAACCGCGGCTTGGCTTATGCGCCGGCAGGCAAGGATTACCCCGCCACGATCTTCTTGAATCAGCTGGACGGTCATATCGTCGCGCTGAACGCCAAGACTGGTGAGGTGTTATGGAAAATGGAGAACTCCGATATAGCGATGGGTTCGACCTTGACCATGGCGCCGTTCGTCGTCAAGGACAAAGTCATCGTCGGTTCCGCCGGAGCCGAGCTGGGTGTGCGCGGTTACGCTACAGCCTATAACATCAAGGATGGTAAACAAGCTTGGCGGGTATACGCGACCGGTCCCGACGAGGACTTGAAACTGGCTAGAGACTTTAATAGCGCCAATCCGCATTACGGTCAGTTTGGCTTGGGACAAAAAACCTGGGAAGGCGACGCCTGGAAAATCGGTGGCGGCACCAACTGGGGTTGGTACGCTTACGATAGCGACCTGGAAATGCTGTACTACGGTTCCGGCAACCCCGCACCCTGGAACGAAACCATGCGTCCCGGCGATAACAAATGGACTATGACCATCTGGGGTCGCGACGTCAACACCGGCGAAGCTAAATTCGGCTACCAAAAAACGCCGCACGATGAATGGGATTATGCCGGTGTTAACTACATGGGCTTGTCCGAGCAGGTGGTCAACGGTAAAAAAACCAAGCTGTTGACCCACCCTGATCGTAACGGTCTGGTCTACACCTTGAATCGTGAGAACGGTGATCTGGTGAACGCGTTCAAAATCGACGATACCGTCAACTGGGTGAAAAAAGTCGATTTACAAACCGGTTTGCCGATCCGTGACCCGGAATATTCGACACACATGGACCACCAAGCCACCGGCATCTGTCCGTCGGCGATGGGATACCACAACCAGGGCATCGAATCCTACGATCCGAACAAGCAATTGTTCTTCATGGGTACCAACCACATTTGCATGGACTGGGAACCGTTCATGTTGCCATACCGGGCAGGCCAGTTTTTCGTGGGCGCGACTTTGAACATGTATCCGGGTCCGAAAGGCACTTTGGGGCAAGTTAAAGCCATGAACTCGGTTACCGGCAAAATGGAGTGGGAAGTTCAGGAGAAATTCGCGGTGTGGGGTGGCACAACCGCAACAGCAGGCGACTTGGTGTTCTACGGCACTCTGGACGGCTACATCAAAGCCCGTCATTCCAAAACCGGCGAAGAGTTATGGAAGTTTAAATTGCCTTCCGGCGTTATTGGCCATCCGATCACTTATAAACACAACAACAAACAGTATGTTGCGATTTATTACGGTGTAGGCGGCTGGCCGGGTGTAGGTTTGGTATTCGATTTGGCCGATCCGACAGCTGGTCTGGGTGCGGTAGGTGCGTTTAAAGAGTTGGCGCATTACACGCAAATGGGCGGCGGCGTGATGGTGTTCGCGCTGTAA
- a CDS encoding response regulator, whose amino-acid sequence MANKISVLLVDDHAVVRAGYKTYLSLSERIGAVYEADRGETACQVYDKQTPDVVVMDLSMPGLGGLESVRRLLVRYPSCKILVFSIHNELVYVTRAIKAGAKGYITKNNEPDTLVTAVCTLAEGGTYIEPALAQQLAVNMAIGQDEAYKVKSLSPREFDIFCLLANGLSTRDAADKLCLSYKTVCNHSTAIKEKLSVKTMSELTLLAGRQGIIKTSS is encoded by the coding sequence GTGGCGAATAAAATCAGCGTTTTATTAGTAGACGACCATGCGGTAGTCAGAGCCGGTTACAAGACTTATTTATCGCTGTCGGAACGGATAGGCGCCGTCTACGAAGCCGATAGAGGCGAGACCGCCTGCCAGGTGTATGACAAGCAAACGCCGGATGTGGTGGTGATGGATTTATCGATGCCCGGCTTGGGCGGTTTGGAATCGGTGCGGCGCTTATTAGTCCGTTACCCCAGCTGCAAGATCTTGGTATTCAGCATTCATAACGAGCTGGTATATGTGACCAGAGCGATCAAAGCCGGCGCTAAGGGGTATATCACCAAGAATAACGAGCCCGACACCTTGGTAACGGCAGTCTGCACGCTCGCCGAAGGCGGCACGTATATCGAGCCGGCTCTGGCGCAGCAATTAGCGGTGAATATGGCTATCGGCCAGGATGAGGCCTATAAAGTTAAGTCGTTGTCACCGCGTGAATTCGATATTTTTTGCCTGCTGGCCAATGGCCTAAGCACCCGCGACGCGGCAGATAAATTATGTTTGAGCTATAAAACCGTGTGCAATCACAGCACTGCAATCAAGGAAAAATTGAGCGTGAAAACCATGTCGGAGCTGACTTTATTGGCCGGTCGACAAGGCATTATCAAGACCAGCTCCTAA
- a CDS encoding SDR family NAD(P)-dependent oxidoreductase produces the protein MSEVSAAVVMGVGPVRGLGAALATHFAAQGLHVFIAGRSASKLSVVSDQIIQKGGQVTAVVADASLDQDVEQLFASLRAQAYSLSIAVYNVDSNISAPLLETDSELFTRLWRQNCYGAFLFGQQVLTIMQKQKSGTLIFTGATASMRARPPFTAFATAKAGLRALAQGMAREFGPQGVHVVHTIIDGVIDGERARSQFANFVASKGDDGLLQLEAIAQTYWAVHQQHPSAWTHELDLRPFKEPF, from the coding sequence ATGAGCGAAGTGAGTGCAGCCGTGGTAATGGGCGTGGGACCAGTGCGAGGATTGGGAGCCGCGCTGGCAACACATTTTGCAGCACAAGGCCTGCATGTGTTTATTGCCGGTCGCAGCGCCAGCAAACTCAGTGTGGTTTCCGACCAAATTATCCAAAAAGGCGGCCAGGTTACCGCAGTGGTGGCCGATGCCAGCCTTGATCAGGATGTCGAGCAGCTGTTTGCTTCGCTACGCGCACAAGCCTATTCGCTGAGTATTGCTGTTTACAATGTAGACAGCAATATCTCAGCGCCGCTGTTGGAAACCGATAGCGAACTGTTTACCCGCTTGTGGCGGCAAAACTGTTACGGGGCATTTTTGTTCGGGCAACAAGTTCTGACTATCATGCAGAAACAAAAGTCCGGCACCCTAATTTTTACCGGTGCGACAGCCTCAATGCGGGCCAGACCACCTTTCACTGCGTTTGCCACTGCCAAAGCCGGCTTACGGGCTTTGGCACAAGGCATGGCGCGCGAATTTGGGCCGCAGGGGGTGCACGTCGTGCATACCATTATTGACGGTGTGATTGACGGGGAACGGGCGCGAAGCCAATTTGCGAACTTTGTGGCGTCGAAAGGTGATGACGGCTTGCTGCAGTTGGAGGCCATCGCCCAAACCTATTGGGCGGTTCACCAACAACACCCCAGCGCCTGGACGCATGAGCTGGATTTAAGACCTTTTAAAGAGCCGTTTTGA
- a CDS encoding YdhR family protein, with product MKTFLYAEFQVAIPFDQIDWQPINVEMKKYPGLKSKTWLSGVNNKTVGGFYEFDSIENAQNYIDGLLLPFTKQVNGNLSVKLFDGDITQDANIGMFSPFYPGT from the coding sequence ATGAAAACATTTTTGTACGCGGAATTTCAAGTAGCCATTCCTTTCGATCAAATCGATTGGCAACCTATCAACGTCGAGATGAAAAAGTATCCAGGCTTGAAATCGAAAACCTGGTTAAGCGGGGTTAACAATAAAACAGTCGGCGGCTTTTATGAATTCGATTCCATAGAAAATGCCCAAAACTATATCGACGGGTTGTTGCTGCCGTTTACCAAACAGGTCAACGGCAACTTGTCGGTAAAACTGTTTGACGGTGACATCACCCAAGACGCCAACATCGGTATGTTTTCACCGTTCTATCCGGGGACCTGA
- a CDS encoding DUF938 domain-containing protein: MSDNKPPLNPHPLSEYVAWAGNRNREPILGVLKEKLPKDKGRVLEMATGSGMHINFFAPHFDHLHFHPTDKDQEVFDNIKKLTGDHGNDNIADPVHLDLTDPDTWFNPGDKGSFDAIFCINIFQVAPISIADGMMECASHLLNESGILLIYGPFKVEGTFTTDSNAEFHSTLSSYEVPEWGLKDVADLRKAAEKHGMELKEQIDMPANNFSLIFGRKA, from the coding sequence ATGAGTGACAACAAACCGCCATTGAACCCGCACCCGCTGAGCGAATACGTGGCCTGGGCCGGCAATCGCAACCGCGAACCGATATTGGGCGTGTTAAAAGAAAAACTCCCCAAAGACAAAGGCCGAGTTTTGGAAATGGCCACCGGCAGCGGCATGCATATCAATTTTTTCGCACCGCATTTCGATCACTTGCACTTTCATCCGACGGATAAAGATCAGGAAGTATTCGATAACATCAAAAAATTAACCGGCGACCACGGCAACGACAACATCGCCGACCCGGTGCATCTGGATTTAACCGATCCAGACACCTGGTTCAACCCTGGCGACAAAGGCAGCTTCGACGCGATTTTCTGTATCAATATTTTCCAGGTCGCGCCGATTTCGATTGCAGACGGCATGATGGAATGTGCGTCGCATTTGCTGAACGAATCGGGCATTTTGTTGATTTACGGTCCATTCAAAGTCGAAGGCACCTTTACTACCGATTCTAATGCCGAATTCCACAGCACCCTATCGTCTTATGAGGTACCGGAATGGGGCTTGAAAGACGTCGCCGATTTACGAAAAGCCGCCGAAAAACATGGCATGGAATTGAAAGAACAAATCGACATGCCTGCGAATAATTTCTCGCTGATTTTTGGTAGAAAAGCCTAA
- a CDS encoding SRPBCC family protein → MRHIIFSLGFLMLSWQVHAHGPTPQKAKESVTIQAPLAKVWTELKNFDDIGNWHTDLKKSTGDGKNQSGGLRTLTFQNDESITEELDYYNEAEHEYSYRLKSENTKAFPTSSHTVDVKVAAGETVDSSVVTVKSRFYRGDTGNTPPDNLNDEAAVKAMTQFFKNGLNGLKAKLEK, encoded by the coding sequence ATGCGACATATTATTTTTTCACTCGGCTTTTTAATGCTTTCCTGGCAAGTTCACGCCCACGGCCCAACGCCGCAAAAAGCCAAGGAATCTGTGACTATTCAAGCGCCGCTCGCCAAGGTTTGGACCGAGTTGAAGAATTTCGACGATATTGGCAACTGGCATACCGACTTAAAAAAGAGCACGGGTGACGGCAAGAATCAGTCCGGCGGTCTGCGTACTTTGACTTTTCAAAACGATGAAAGCATCACTGAAGAACTGGATTATTACAACGAAGCTGAACACGAATACAGCTATCGGTTGAAGTCCGAAAATACTAAAGCGTTTCCCACCAGCTCGCACACCGTCGATGTTAAAGTCGCGGCTGGGGAGACTGTCGATAGCAGTGTGGTGACTGTCAAAAGCCGCTTCTACCGTGGCGATACCGGCAACACGCCGCCGGACAATTTGAATGACGAAGCGGCAGTTAAAGCGATGACGCAGTTTTTCAAAAATGGCTTGAATGGCTTGAAAGCGAAGTTGGAGAAATAA